A stretch of Arachis hypogaea cultivar Tifrunner chromosome 15, arahy.Tifrunner.gnm2.J5K5, whole genome shotgun sequence DNA encodes these proteins:
- the LOC112750761 gene encoding WAT1-related protein At5g40240: protein MDRRGCYKELVPFVVLVANECSNTGLFTLFKAASNGGMSNYVFVPYAYSVSTIVLCPITFFYRRSRVVPPLSFSIISKIALLGVIGCSSQMLGYAGISYSNPTLSSAISNLIPAFTFILAIICRMEKIDVKTRTTQAKIVGSIISIGGAFIVTFYKGPSIIIADDSPSLHLVQRLNGNFESVDTNWVIGGFLLTAGNILLTLWFILQVEILKEFPDELSMVCFYNLFAAIFAYAFGLIAETNPSAWKLRLDLSLVSIVCIGIFNKFLSSAIYAWGIHLKGPVYVAMFKPLSIVIAVAMGIMFLGDILHVGSIIGATVTSVGFYTVMWGKATEEKEEEVVGSHESPTSEHEHVPLLQSCKTVNSQKNVDVNV, encoded by the exons ATGGATAGAAGGGGTTGTTACAAGGAACTGGTGCCATTTGTGGTGCTTGTGGCGAATGAATGCAGCAACACAGGCTTGTTCACTCTCTTCAAAGCAGCCAGCAATGGAGGCATGAGCAACTATGTCTTTGTTCCATATGCTTATTCTGTTTCAACCATTGTACTCTGTCCTATCACTTTCTTCTATAGAAG ATCAAGAGTGGTTCCTCCACTGAGTTTCTCAATCATTTCCAAAATTGCCCTTCTTGGGGTCATAGG ATGTTCATCACAGATGCTGGGGTATGCTGGAATTAGTTACAGTAATCCCACACTTTCCTCAGCTATCAGTAATCTCATTCCTGCTTTCACCTTCATACTTGCCATCATTTGCAG GATGGAAAAGATAGATGTAAAAACTAGAACAACCCAAGCTAAAATTGTGGGAAGCATAATATCAATAGGAGGTGCATTTATAGTGACATTCTACAAAGGCCCATCCATCATTATTGCTGATGATTCCCCTTCTCTCCATCTTGTTCAACGATTAAATGGAAACTTTGAATCAGTGGATACAAATTGGGTCATTGGTGGTTTTCTTCTCACAGCTGGCAATATCCTACTCACACTATGGTTCATTCTACAG GTGGAAATCTTGAAGGAGTTTCCAGATGAGCTATCTATGGTCtgcttttacaacttgtttgCTGCCATATTTGCATATGCTTTTGGTTTAATAGCAGAGACAAATCCAAGTGCTTGGAAACTAAGACTAGATTTATCATTGGTCTCCATAGTTTGCATT GGAATATTTAATAAGTTCTTGAGCAGTGCAATATATGCATGGGGAATACACTTAAAGGGTCCTGTATATGTAGCAATGTTCAAGCCACTCTCAATTGTTATTGCTGTTGCCATGGGTATCATGTTCCTTGGGGATATTCTACATGTTGGAAG CATAATTGGAGCTACAGTAACATCAGTTGGATTTTACACTGTAATGTGGGGCAAAGCAAcagaggagaaggaggaagaagttgttgGAAGCCATGAATCACCAACTAGTGAGCATGAGCATGTTCCTCTCTTGCAAAGCTGTAAAACAGTAAATTCTCAAAAGAATGTAGATGTAAAtgtataa